TGGGAATGAGGAAAAGGATATCAGTTGGGGGAAAAAGACATTCGGCCAACCTGTAATCACAGATTTATCAAGATTATGCAAATTTCTTCTATTATTGTAACACTTATGAAGGACCGCAAACACCCGTGTGGCTTCATAATGGGCGAGATTTGCATGTCAAACTAAAAGAGTGTCTGAAATTACATCTGTGTTTCCATTGAGGCCTTCAGTGAGCCAGCAGGACAGGAGCCTTTGAGAAGGAAGGTCTTACTCCACTGTTCACAGATTGGTGTAAACGGGAGCAAATGGTAGTTTTGCTCCCAGAAGAGCTGAAATGAACTTTGCTGGGATGATTTGGAAGCCCATCCTGTTTAGAAGGTCTTTAACAGTTAACTAGAAGTGAAATAGGGGATATTCATGTCCTACTATTGAGGGTGTAGTGGTCCTCAATCTAAACggtaaaggtaaaaggtaaaggtgcacatatttgtcactgcacagcgaaatatGTTCTTTGCATTTAACACACGCCCAGAGcgctgggcagccaactccagcacccggggagcagagagggtaaagggccttgctcaaggacccaacagtggcagcttgccgagcccgggaatcgaacccacaaccccttgtatcaatagcccggagctctgaCCGCTGATCACCACTGCCCCtatgaaatatatgaaatattaaacatatttggGATCATTATTGATGTTTTAGACAGTGTAGCAGAGGGTCATTGATCCAGGACTCGTCATCAGGCATTGAATTGGGCACAGTGGACCTCCATCCATTACCCTGGGGCAGGGGTGCCGTATAGGGGAGGAAGTTAGGACAATTCAAgtttcaagattcaagagtttatagtcatgtgcacagcagaaacaagcagttacactgtacgATGACAATTCCTACTTCGCAGTTCGacataatcttataaatatattatacatattatattaatcaatataaaaagagaaaataacagaatatgtataattaaaaaatatatatgtacacaaaaGTATCGCTAAgttaaagaaaaacactaaatacAGAAACTTACAGTGTAGTATGGATGCACATGCAAGGGTCTGTGACTGTGACTGGGGCCCTAAaatgtactattattattattattattattatttattatttaatatgttttttGCAAAGTTATTTGAGTTGTGTGAGTCACCCTGACCTTTAGGTCACCAGTGCCTGATATTACTGATGCTTTTATCAGGgatgaatgcagtcaaatcctcctcacagcaatgttctctCTCgatatctagtgtaaagccttcccagaagagcagaggcGCTTACTGCAGCGCAGGGAGGCGACCTCCCGGCTAAttcccctgatttcagaagagcttTTTGTGATGGAGGGCCTGTTTATGGAATCCTGGAACGAAATACTGACCGGTTCCCAACTGACAAGTGTCTCAATGATTAGAGCTCCATTACGCAAGACTGCAGAGCTGGGAGGCCTCGGGGGGAGGCTGAGGTAAAGGGTTGGAGATAGCGTGGTTTTTCTGAGAAATCGCAGTTACAGAGTAATTCCCCGCAACCGCCATGAGTGGAAAGCACCACCAGCCCGCTGTAGGAACACTGGATCGGTAGGAATGATCCAAAATCACTGAAAACGATCTTGTCACAGAACATTTAGCTCATGGCCATTACACAAATGTGAGGTTTTGTTCAAAACAGAGGGCAAACGGAGGTTTCTCAACAGGACAGAGTATGCAATGTGTCTCTTTaaatgagagaagagaaggctTTCAGTTCTGCTTTGTCTGCGTGTGAAAGGTTCGGGGTTTTCCTTAAAAGGAGACGAGGCACGTAGCTGTTAGCATGCATGCTACATTACACAAACTGGCCAACAACAACTGAACTCCTGGAAACGATGAGTGATGGATGTCTAAGGTCTAAGATCTTCTTTGGTCTGGTTGGTGAGCTGATATGACCCAGAGCTTTACTGCTGAGCTGTTGTTGATTCTACACGTGTCCACTTTACAAATGAGCACACTTACAGCTGactggggcagctctagcaaAAGCGTTTTTCACTGGGGGTTTCAGCTCCCATTTCACTGCCATGCATATGTAGATGAAGGCAATACATTGATCatggaaaaaaaaagcctgcaTGTCTTTGTTATATGTGTTGTTATTATAGGTCATACTTACTAAATATCAGCCAAGATGACCAGCACAGGACCAATTTCTTCCGATGAGATGGAGGAATTGAGGGAGGCCTTCAGCAAAGTTGGTAAGCACATTAATAAGCAAATGAACACATTAACACAAAtttaggtattgtgatatacactgaggaggaggagctacagtctctcattagggtgaatattaataacgctctaaatgtaggtattgtgatatacactgaggaggaggagctacagtctctcattagggtgaatattaataacgctctaaatgtaggtattgtgatatacactgaggaggcggagctacagtctctcattagggtgaatattaataacgctctaaatgtaggtattgtgatatacactgaggaggcggagctacagtctctcattagggtgaatattaataacactctaaatgtaggtattgtgatacacactgaggaggcggagctacagtctctcattagggtgaatattaataacgctctgaatgtaggtattgtgatatacactgaggaggcggagctacagtctctcattagggtgaatattaataacgctctaaatgtaggtattgtgatatacactgaggaggaggagctacagtctctcattagggtgaatattaataactctaaatgtaggtattgtgatatacactgaggaggcggagctacagtctctcattagggtgaatattaataacactctaaatgtaggtattgtgatacacactgaggaggcggagctacagtctctcattagggtgaatattaataacgctctaaatgtaggtattgtgatatacactgaggaggcggagctacaatCTCTCGTTAGGGTcaaatatgaattaattattcatatatataatttcataaGCATTCAGGGATCATTTGTATGATTCTGCTTATTTATACACGGTTTATCTGACCTGGTCTTTCCTGCAGATGTGGACTGTAACGGCTACATCAGCACAGATGAGCTGAATGCGCTGTTTAAGGTGGCCAACCTCCCTCTGCCGGGGTACCGGGTCCGAGAAATCATCCAAGAGCTCAGTGCAACCATGGACGAAAACAAGGACGGGAAGATCACCTTTGACGAATTCGCTAAGGTCAGTTAAAGGTGACTGGTCAACAAGGGCAGGTGCCACCACACTACTACAGCATTATATGGATTAATTCACAGAGAATCTTCACAGTTTAAGCCTCATGTCTGTCTCCTGCTCACGTTCGCTCTCCTTCCAGGTGTTCCATGGGCTGAAGAGCTCGGAGGTTGCGAAGACTTTCCGGAAGGCCATCAATAAGAAGGAAGGGATCTGCGCCGTGGCGGGAACTTCAGAGCAGTCTGGAACACAGCACTCCTACTCCGGTCAGAGACTCGGACTATATAACTTGACATAGCTAGCACACTAATTGTGTGACGATTGCTAGTTAACTAGCTAGCCAGCTCCAGAAAAAGCACCAACAAATGATCATAATTCtggctatgctaagctaatcGTAGCCTATAAACATCTAAACATAGCTAGAAAATATCTTTCTAAAATTAAAACAAGTTATTACCTTGTTTATTGGGGATACCTTAGCCCATGGCCCATTtgaatatttaacatttatttttggCACACAAACCTTTTCTATTGGGCTTAATTAGTGTAATAAACATGTTCACCAACCTCCTCCCCAAATCTTAGTATTACACACATTGTTTCGGTtgcttgtcttttttatttggtactgccagtacCCACTTGTTCGTAGCGCCCCCTAGCTCTAGCTATGTTCCTCACAAGCGCCAGAtccccagctctgccacaccagctaacatatgcctgtgccggccaacaccacttaagagtgatgagggaggggagagcgccatctacctacctggagagagcacagccaattgtgctctctctgattccggctgctgatggcgaagtggcatggctcgggattcgaacttgcaaGCCCTGTGCTTTAGACTGCTGAgctcctatttatttattttttatgagtgaattattataattaaaacatgtttactttaaaataaactttttGATTACTGTAAATATTTAAGCTTAAAAAAATGACCTACAGAAAAGTGGTCTGACCGtaaaattcaaattcaaataaaagtaatattttATGTTAATGAGTTCATGTTCTCCAGTCATTGTTGGGTCATGTAGTTCCTCATAATGCTGGTATATGGGGCATGTACTGGTGGTAATGTTCTGCATGGCATTTATGCATCTATGCAGAGGAGGAGAAGGTCGCGTTCGTGAACTGGATCAACAAGGCTTTGGAGAAAGACTCTGACTGCAAGCACCTCCTGCCCATGGACCCCAGCTCAAACGACTTGTTCACAGCTGTAGGAGATGGCATCGTACTCTggtctgcaccaacacacaccaacactcaTTGACCCCAACAGTATCACAACCACACACTGGGACAGGCTGTACATACAAACACCAGCTTATATGGACAGCTGGTTATAAGCAtgtcatttctttttattttgcagtAAAATGATCAACTTGTCTGTCCCGGACACCATCGACGAAAGAACCATCAATAAGAAGAAGCTCACCCCTTTCACCATCCAGGTAACGCAAACTGATGGAGCATATtaactccctggccactttactagaaaccccTCACCTGTAGCTCCATCTCACTGGTGTAGAAATAGGCTGTAGTTtatctgttgatgcacagtgTAGACCTTCTGACCACTGAgttgcacagcttgtctagtccctgtagagaagaagtactgccaatagaataggactatctggagcagattagcATCATGAcactattggctccatgctgcctaataatgccaggcgtgggctagtagaggggtataaagccccctagcattgaggagctgtgaagcagtggaaggactgtgttctctggaatgatggtggaggagctccatccagtactttgaaATCACTGACACTCTCTTATctctgagtgcaatcaaatcctcacagcaatgctcctctataaTCTTGTAGAAAGTCAATATTGATTTCTGATTTTAATCTCATTGTATATTTTTCACTTTATGTGCTTTAGGAAAATCTGAACCTGGCTCTGAACTCAGCCTCTGCTATTGGCTGCCATGTGGTGAACATCGGTGCAGAGGACCTTAAGGAGGGCAGGCAGCACTTGGTTCTTGGCCTGCTGTGGCAGATCATCAAAATCGGCCTGTTGGCCGACATCGAGATTAGCAGGAATGAAGGTAAAGGGAGAGGACACAGTTGTTAGGCTAGCCCCTTCTGATCATCAGCTCTGGTTATGGATGATAAAGCCAGATTAGTCCCCATAATTCAAGATAATTATGCAGTAATACGCCACATGACTAGAAATCATTAACTATGTTGTCTTTAGGGGTTTAATGAGTTATGACACAAATTTAAGTTTCATTGGATTCAATATGATGCGGTTGTGCCTCAGTTGATGCATAGTTTGATAcagcaagcaaaaaaaaaataaaatatatatatatatatatatatacatatatatatatatatatatatatatattcataatatattcaatatacacatatatacacacacacacacacacacacacacatatatatatatatatatatatatatatatatatatatatatacatagtaaaaatatatttgctaaatatatttaaataaattatagataaaaaaaacatttcaatatattttcttttcataTGGAAAAGCtttatagtttttatttttttattaaatattcttttaaatatatttagtatatagGCAAAATATCAGAACATACAATTagtgtgtaaaatgtattttgaattcaaattaaatgtatttaaaataataaacaaatattaaaaataagtgcaaatatatatatttttcctgtATGGGAGCTAGACAATAGCATGTGGTGATGTatgctagcatgctaatctACAAGTACTTTTACACTGCACAAGATTGTTAAGCAATTTTAAGGCGTTTAGGATCTGAagaatggagtgtgtgtgtgtgtgtgtgtgtgtgtgtgtgtgttttgtatataGCTCTCATTGCCTTGCTGAGGGAAGGTGAGAATCTGGAGGATCTGATGAAGCTCTCTCCTGAGGAGTTGCTCCTGCGATGGGCAAACTACCACCTGGAGGAGGCCGGCTGCTCCAAGATCAACAACTTCAGCTCTGACATTAAGGTACAATCACATGAAAGCACCTGCAGATATACAAATTACACCATTTACCCCCTTACCCCCAAATATGACCATCACAATAgatcatcacacactgttcagTAATCACTAATAGAGTTGATCATGAGGTTTCTGACCCTGTATGACTCTCTGTTACCTACCAGTATAACCATGGACTGAAGTGTGAAGCACTTAGATAGATAaaaacagtatttacagtaaatacagtacattTCTAGAGTAATGTCAGGGAATGTTTCTTAAAATCTCTGCGAAGAGCCACACTTTAGTCCTTCCCTCTTAAAACACttctgtcataattaacataaaTTTTATATACCCTAAAATATAACCCTGTGggaactaaactaaactgttTCCAAATAATGAGCTCAAAGGCTAAAAGCAAAAAACTTAAAAGTCTGGTCATAGTTGACATAGTTGAGCCGTACTGATGAAGAATGAGCTTGGTCTTAATCAGCATCTCAAATTTTTTTGTCCAGGACTCCAAGGCCTACTACAACATCCTGAACCAGGTGGCGCCCAAAGGAGATGAGGAGGGCATCCCCCCCATTGCCATTGACTTGTCGGGCCTGAGGGTGAGTGTAGAGAgtgataaaaataaatcaacttcCTGGTGAGTCTTAACGATATTAgggtaaatatatatttatatattaaattatatacatTGTAATTCATGTTTTatgtattaattgtatttttattataataaatatatacattaattTCTTTGAATACAGAATAATATGATTGAGGTGGATTAGTGGGCTCAGTGGGCCCAGACTGTGTGCGCCATCACCATATTTCCCTGAACTCAGGCACTATACATGATTAGCCCGCACCTCACCACAGTGCCAACTAGTGCCAACTAACCACTAATTCAAGTCCCCGCGGCCTCTCCGTTACGGTGTTGTACGGCTGTCGTGTCATTATACACCTCTGCGTCTATAAATGTTGGCTGCTGTCCGTCACCTCCTGCAGGAAAAAGAGGACCTGAAGAGAGCAGAGTGCATGCTGGACCAGGCCGACCGCCTCGGCTGCAGACAGTTCGTCATGCCCGCCGATGTGGTCCGCGGAAACCCCAAGCTCAACTTGGCCTTCGTGGCTAATCTTTTCAACAAATACCCTGCGCTGAAGAAGCCGGAGAACCAGGACATCGACTGGAGCGCCATTGAGGGTGAGCTTCCCTCTGAAACCCTCACCTGAGGCGTTGCAGCACTGTAGGGCCTCATATAACCATAAAGCCATAGATCTGTCTCTTCTGaactcagaactctggtagaacagagtctcaggcatcaggcagcgtcttcatcaccattaggtgaagaactttgtgagctttctgtgaggagcttttattagagcttcagacgtctgcttcccttca
The genomic region above belongs to Salminus brasiliensis chromosome 8, fSalBra1.hap2, whole genome shotgun sequence and contains:
- the lcp1 gene encoding plastin-2; amino-acid sequence: MTSTGPISSDEMEELREAFSKVDVDCNGYISTDELNALFKVANLPLPGYRVREIIQELSATMDENKDGKITFDEFAKVFHGLKSSEVAKTFRKAINKKEGICAVAGTSEQSGTQHSYSEEEKVAFVNWINKALEKDSDCKHLLPMDPSSNDLFTAVGDGIVLCKMINLSVPDTIDERTINKKKLTPFTIQENLNLALNSASAIGCHVVNIGAEDLKEGRQHLVLGLLWQIIKIGLLADIEISRNEALIALLREGENLEDLMKLSPEELLLRWANYHLEEAGCSKINNFSSDIKDSKAYYNILNQVAPKGDEEGIPPIAIDLSGLREKEDLKRAECMLDQADRLGCRQFVMPADVVRGNPKLNLAFVANLFNKYPALKKPENQDIDWSAIEGETREERTFRNWMNSLGVNPRVNHLYGDLADALIIFQLYEKIKVPVDWDKVNKPPYPKLGSNMKKLENCNYAVELGKKEAKFSLVGIAGQDLNEGNRTLTLALLWQLMRRYTLNILEDLGDGQKVNDDTIVSWVNDTLTQAEKKKISGFKDTSISSSMPVLDLIDAIQPGSIRYDLVKAEDLTDEEKLNNAKYAISMARKIGARVYALPEDLVEVKPKMVMTVFACLMARGLKRV